The Pan paniscus chromosome 15, NHGRI_mPanPan1-v2.0_pri, whole genome shotgun sequence genome includes a window with the following:
- the LOC100992865 gene encoding LOW QUALITY PROTEIN: cytochrome c oxidase subunit 4 isoform 1, mitochondrial-like (The sequence of the model RefSeq protein was modified relative to this genomic sequence to represent the inferred CDS: inserted 1 base in 1 codon), producing MLATRVVSLVGKRAVSTLVSVRAHGNVVKSDDYALPAYVDRRDYPVPDVAHVKHLSARQKALKKKEKASWSNRSTDGKVELYHIQFKESFAEMNRGVNEWKMVVGAAMFFLGFTAFIIIWEKRCVYGPIPHTFDKEWVPMQTKRMLDMXVNPCRASPAKWDYDKNEWKK from the exons ATGTTGGCTACCAGGGTAGTTAGCCTAGTTGGCAAGCGAGCAGTTTCCACCTTGGTGTCTGTACGAGCACACGGAAATGTTGTGAAGAGCGATGACTATGCGCTCCCAGCTTATGTGGATCGACGTGACTATCCCGTACCCGATGTGGCCCATGTCAAGCACCTGTCTGCCAGACAGAAAGCcttgaagaagaaggagaaggccTCCTGGAGCAACCGCTCCACGGATGGGAAAGTCGAGTTGTATCACATTCAGTTCAAGGAGAGCTTTGCTGAGATGAACAGGGGCGTGAACGAGTGGAAGATGGTTGTGGGCGCTGCCATGTTCTTCCTTGGCTTCACGGCGTTCATTATCATCTGGGAGAAGCGCTGTGTGTACGGCCCCATCCCGCACACCTTTGACAAAGAGTGGGTGCCCATGCAGACCAAGAGGATGCTGGACA AGGTGAACCCCTGCAGGGCTTCGCCAGCCAAGTGGGACTATGACAAGAACGAGTGGAAGAAGTGA